One segment of Capnocytophaga sp. oral taxon 878 DNA contains the following:
- a CDS encoding nitroreductase family protein: protein MLKDILHFRRAVRYYAPTPISEEKVRECLKLATLAPTGFNMQLYELYHITDKVLLEKLAKACLGQLTATTAQQMVVFVTRQDKHRQHARAILEFERGNIKRNSPPERQAKRIKDKEKDYDKLMPFVYSRFFGLLGAFRKLFGVVASWFRPMVRELSESDVRVEVHKSCAFVAQTFMLAMAEEGYDTCPLGGYDSRRIKKLLHLPYGAEVSIVVTCGIREERGIWGERFRLPFEEVYRHK from the coding sequence ATGTTAAAAGATATTTTACATTTTCGCAGGGCGGTGCGTTATTACGCTCCTACGCCTATTAGTGAGGAAAAGGTGCGTGAATGCCTTAAGCTCGCTACACTAGCTCCTACAGGTTTCAATATGCAACTATATGAGTTGTACCATATTACCGATAAGGTTTTGTTAGAAAAATTAGCAAAAGCCTGTTTAGGGCAACTTACAGCAACCACGGCACAACAGATGGTGGTTTTCGTGACCCGTCAGGATAAGCACCGCCAGCACGCTCGTGCTATCTTGGAATTTGAACGCGGTAATATAAAGCGCAATAGTCCCCCCGAAAGGCAAGCCAAACGCATTAAAGATAAAGAGAAGGATTACGACAAACTGATGCCCTTTGTGTACAGTCGTTTTTTTGGCTTATTAGGTGCTTTCCGCAAACTGTTTGGGGTGGTCGCCAGTTGGTTTCGCCCTATGGTGCGAGAACTCTCTGAAAGTGATGTACGTGTGGAAGTACATAAAAGCTGCGCGTTTGTAGCGCAAACTTTTATGCTAGCAATGGCAGAGGAGGGGTACGATACTTGTCCCTTAGGGGGGTATGATAGCCGTCGTATTAAGAAACTGCTGCACCTACCTTATGGGGCTGAGGTGAGTATAGTTGTCACTTGTGGAATTCGTGAAGAGCGCGGCATCTGGGGAGAAAGGTTTAGATTGCCTTTTGAGGAAGTTTACAGACATAAATAG
- the dnaJ gene encoding molecular chaperone DnaJ: MKKDYYEILEVAKTASAAEIKKAYRKQAIKYHPDKNPGDKQAEENFKLAAEAYEVLSDENKRAQYDRFGHAAFEGSMGGGGFSMDDIFSQFGDIFGGHFSGFSGFGGFGRGSSQQQVYVKGENLRIRVKVTLEDIVKGTEKKVKVRRKVKGEGTTYKTCTTCNGRGQVMQQVRTMLGVMQTASTCTACGGTGEVIDKHDKDTDAQGLKTIEETISINIPAGVMDGIQLNMSGKGNEAPVKNSVPGDLLVLIEEQEHETLKREGDNLHYDLYISFPEAVLGATKEIETVTGKVRIKIDEGVQSGKILRLRGKGVPSLQGRAAGDLIIHVNVWTPKNLTDKQKAFFREMQDSENFNPNPDKNEKSFFEKVKEMFS; the protein is encoded by the coding sequence ATGAAAAAGGATTACTACGAAATATTAGAGGTAGCCAAAACAGCTTCGGCTGCCGAAATTAAAAAAGCTTACCGCAAGCAAGCCATTAAGTATCACCCCGATAAAAACCCAGGCGACAAGCAGGCTGAAGAGAACTTTAAATTAGCTGCCGAAGCCTATGAAGTACTGAGTGATGAAAACAAACGCGCCCAGTACGACCGTTTTGGGCACGCTGCCTTTGAAGGCAGTATGGGTGGCGGAGGCTTCTCAATGGATGATATATTCAGCCAGTTTGGCGATATCTTTGGTGGCCATTTCTCAGGTTTTAGTGGCTTTGGTGGTTTTGGAAGAGGAAGCAGCCAACAGCAGGTGTACGTAAAAGGCGAAAACTTACGTATACGTGTGAAAGTCACCTTGGAAGATATTGTAAAAGGTACTGAGAAAAAAGTAAAAGTACGCCGTAAGGTAAAAGGCGAAGGTACTACTTACAAAACTTGTACTACTTGCAACGGGCGCGGACAGGTAATGCAGCAGGTACGCACTATGCTCGGTGTAATGCAAACAGCTAGTACTTGTACTGCTTGTGGCGGTACTGGTGAGGTAATTGATAAACACGATAAAGATACTGATGCTCAAGGGCTAAAAACCATTGAAGAAACCATCTCTATAAATATTCCGGCAGGGGTAATGGATGGCATTCAGCTTAATATGAGCGGCAAAGGTAATGAAGCCCCTGTTAAAAATAGCGTACCTGGTGATTTGCTTGTGCTTATAGAAGAGCAAGAACACGAAACCCTAAAACGTGAAGGCGATAATCTACATTATGACTTATATATCAGCTTCCCCGAAGCTGTATTAGGAGCTACTAAAGAGATTGAAACTGTTACAGGTAAAGTGCGCATCAAGATTGATGAAGGGGTACAATCGGGTAAAATATTGCGCTTGCGTGGTAAAGGAGTGCCAAGTTTGCAAGGCCGTGCAGCAGGTGATCTTATCATTCACGTAAATGTATGGACCCCTAAAAATCTTACTGATAAGCAAAAAGCCTTTTTCAGGGAAATGCAAGATAGTGAGAATTTTAACCCCAACCCCGATAAGAACGAGAAATCGTTTTTTGAAAAAGTAAAAGAAATGTTTTCATAG
- a CDS encoding DUF1304 domain-containing protein has protein sequence MIASIFTILVALEHLYILYIEMFAWETRGKAFFKSLPEHLFADTKSMAANQGLYNGFLAAGLIWSFCISDPQWSLYIRFFFLGCVAVAGIYGGITTSGKIFFAQAMPAIIAICLSLPF, from the coding sequence ATGATAGCAAGTATTTTTACAATTTTAGTAGCCCTTGAGCACCTATACATCCTCTATATAGAAATGTTCGCTTGGGAGACTCGTGGTAAGGCCTTTTTTAAGTCTTTACCCGAACATTTATTTGCCGACACTAAAAGTATGGCCGCCAATCAAGGCTTGTACAACGGCTTTTTAGCAGCAGGGCTGATATGGAGCTTCTGTATCTCTGATCCCCAATGGAGCCTATATATACGTTTCTTTTTCCTAGGTTGTGTAGCAGTAGCAGGGATTTATGGAGGAATCACCACCTCTGGGAAAATATTTTTTGCCCAAGCTATGCCCGCTATTATAGCTATATGTCTTAGTCTACCCTTTTAA
- a CDS encoding peptidylprolyl isomerase, translated as MAVLEKIRSKTVFLIAIIGLALFAFIISDFIGKGRFSNHQPSEIGSVNGEEVPIGAFRQQVENAVHQAQGRATSIEAAKYVWEQNVQRILLKQQIEKLGLSVEKDQIIDILSKNQMLASDPRFTNEYGVFDASKFTAYIANLKATNPDEYGMWLMQEDAIIEGAKEQMYFSFIRAGLGVTNAEAEMAYHEEKDMADISYVALQYSSIDDKNVTVNDSEIKDYIKKHEKQFKQEAYRNIQYIVVNQKASEADKEAEKESLLKVLQPEIVFNSTTNSNDTIAGFATTKDVQEFVNRKSDTPYDTLYVTKNDIKSAYADTLFALPVGKLYGPYEEDGSLKLSRMVGKRANGAVKASHILIAYTGSMAASPNTTRSKEEAKAKAEELLSEAKGGTDFNTLAAQNSDEPNAAYSGGQLGYFTRGRMVKPFNDFVFSNPVGTLGVVETDFGYHVIKIEDRADVVNIATISRKVEPSDATINDLFSKASNFQLKATENPKEFANIAKNAELSVLRADNLHKIDDQIIGLGSKRDIVQWLFQKDTKVGDIKMFTSSDNYIVAQLVKQGEEGLSEVQDVAPFVKPILIREKKAAMLKEKAKGASLQAIASANNTEVKTATGLTMNSPIIIGEGREPKVVGAAFGLKQGAVSKPIDGENAVYVIQLTSATIAPPSEDYKTYLETIEKLRTNRALQGILKSLESNAEIKENISVFY; from the coding sequence ATGGCAGTACTTGAAAAAATTAGAAGTAAAACTGTATTCCTGATTGCGATTATAGGGCTTGCGCTCTTTGCTTTCATTATTTCAGACTTTATAGGTAAAGGAAGGTTTAGTAACCATCAGCCTAGTGAAATTGGTAGTGTGAATGGTGAGGAAGTTCCTATTGGTGCTTTCCGTCAGCAGGTGGAGAATGCTGTGCATCAGGCGCAAGGAAGAGCTACCTCTATTGAGGCAGCAAAATATGTATGGGAACAAAACGTACAACGTATCCTTCTAAAACAGCAGATTGAGAAATTAGGACTAAGTGTGGAGAAAGATCAAATTATTGATATTCTTTCTAAGAATCAGATGTTGGCTTCAGACCCACGTTTTACTAATGAATATGGAGTATTTGACGCTTCAAAATTCACCGCTTATATTGCTAACCTAAAAGCTACAAATCCTGATGAATACGGTATGTGGTTAATGCAGGAGGACGCTATTATTGAAGGGGCTAAAGAACAAATGTACTTTAGTTTTATTCGCGCAGGCTTAGGTGTTACTAATGCTGAAGCTGAAATGGCTTACCATGAGGAAAAGGATATGGCAGATATTAGCTATGTAGCCTTGCAATATAGTAGTATTGATGATAAGAATGTAACTGTAAATGATAGTGAGATTAAAGATTATATTAAGAAACACGAAAAACAGTTTAAACAAGAGGCTTACCGCAATATTCAATATATAGTTGTAAACCAAAAGGCATCCGAAGCTGATAAAGAGGCAGAAAAAGAGAGCTTGTTAAAAGTTTTGCAGCCAGAAATAGTATTTAATAGTACTACTAACAGTAATGATACTATCGCAGGTTTTGCTACTACTAAGGATGTACAGGAGTTTGTGAATCGCAAATCAGATACACCTTACGATACACTTTATGTTACTAAAAATGATATTAAATCGGCTTATGCTGATACGCTTTTTGCACTTCCAGTAGGTAAGCTTTATGGTCCGTATGAAGAAGATGGCAGTCTTAAACTTAGTAGAATGGTAGGCAAACGTGCTAACGGAGCTGTAAAGGCAAGCCATATACTTATAGCTTACACTGGCAGTATGGCTGCTAGTCCTAATACTACTCGTAGTAAAGAAGAAGCTAAGGCTAAGGCTGAGGAACTTTTGAGTGAGGCTAAGGGTGGTACAGATTTCAATACACTTGCTGCACAAAACTCGGATGAACCTAATGCTGCTTATAGTGGAGGACAGTTAGGATACTTTACTCGTGGTAGAATGGTAAAACCATTTAATGATTTTGTATTTTCTAATCCTGTAGGTACTTTAGGGGTAGTAGAAACAGATTTTGGTTATCACGTGATTAAGATTGAAGATCGTGCTGATGTGGTGAATATTGCTACTATCAGTCGTAAAGTGGAGCCATCAGATGCTACAATTAATGATTTGTTTTCAAAAGCATCGAACTTTCAGCTAAAAGCTACTGAAAATCCTAAAGAATTTGCTAATATAGCTAAGAATGCAGAACTATCGGTACTTCGTGCTGATAACTTGCACAAGATTGATGACCAGATAATAGGTTTAGGTTCTAAGCGTGATATTGTACAGTGGTTGTTCCAAAAAGATACTAAAGTGGGTGATATTAAGATGTTCACTTCAAGTGATAACTATATAGTAGCTCAGTTAGTAAAACAAGGAGAGGAAGGACTTAGCGAAGTGCAAGATGTAGCTCCTTTTGTGAAGCCTATTCTTATTCGTGAGAAGAAAGCTGCTATGCTTAAAGAAAAAGCTAAAGGGGCAAGTTTGCAAGCAATAGCATCGGCTAATAATACGGAAGTAAAAACAGCTACAGGTCTTACTATGAATAGTCCTATTATTATAGGAGAGGGACGTGAACCTAAAGTAGTAGGAGCTGCTTTTGGATTGAAACAAGGAGCTGTGTCTAAACCTATTGATGGAGAGAATGCAGTGTATGTAATTCAGCTTACATCGGCTACTATAGCTCCTCCATCGGAAGATTATAAGACATACTTAGAAACTATTGAGAAACTTCGCACTAATCGTGCTTTGCAAGGAATACTCAAATCATTGGAAAGCAATGCTGAGATTAAAGAAAATATAAGCGTATTTTACTAA
- a CDS encoding 3-oxoacyl-ACP synthase III family protein, translating into MLYRSKIKGLGFYVPDNIVTNDDLSKLMDTNDAWIQERTGIKERRHALKGTETTTSMGVKASLKAIEAAQINKEEIDFIVFATLSPDYYFPGCGVLVQKELGLPNVGALDIRNQCSGFIYALSVADQYIKTGMYKNVLVIGSETQSPALDMTTRGRNMAVLFGDGAGAAVVSRSDDAQKGILSTHLHSQGEHAAELAMITPGVGTKWVPEILAENNPDDVSYYPYMNGQFVFKNAVVRFSEVIEEGLKANGLTRADINMLVPHQANLRISQFIQHQFKLTDEQVFNNIMKYGNTTAASVPIALTEAVQQGKIKEGDLVVLAAFGSGFTWASAIIRW; encoded by the coding sequence ATGTTATATCGTTCAAAAATTAAGGGACTCGGATTTTACGTTCCCGATAATATTGTTACCAACGACGATTTGTCGAAATTAATGGATACCAACGATGCTTGGATACAAGAGCGCACAGGTATTAAAGAACGCCGCCATGCCCTTAAAGGTACTGAAACTACTACCTCAATGGGTGTCAAAGCAAGTTTAAAAGCTATCGAAGCAGCCCAAATCAATAAAGAAGAAATAGACTTTATTGTATTTGCAACATTAAGCCCCGATTACTATTTCCCAGGTTGCGGTGTATTGGTACAGAAGGAATTAGGGCTGCCCAATGTCGGAGCATTGGATATCCGCAACCAGTGTTCAGGCTTCATCTATGCCCTTTCAGTAGCCGATCAGTACATCAAAACAGGTATGTACAAAAATGTCTTAGTTATAGGGTCCGAAACCCAATCCCCAGCCTTAGATATGACTACCCGTGGGCGCAATATGGCAGTACTATTTGGCGACGGAGCAGGAGCTGCCGTTGTATCACGCTCCGATGATGCCCAAAAAGGTATCCTCTCTACCCACCTACACAGCCAAGGAGAGCACGCTGCCGAGTTGGCAATGATTACCCCAGGAGTAGGCACCAAATGGGTACCCGAAATACTAGCCGAAAACAACCCCGATGATGTAAGCTATTATCCTTATATGAATGGTCAGTTCGTGTTCAAAAACGCAGTAGTACGCTTCTCCGAAGTGATAGAAGAAGGCTTGAAAGCTAACGGACTCACACGTGCCGATATCAATATGCTTGTGCCTCACCAAGCCAACCTGCGTATATCACAATTCATACAGCACCAATTCAAACTCACCGATGAGCAAGTATTCAATAACATAATGAAATACGGTAATACAACCGCTGCATCGGTACCTATCGCCCTTACCGAAGCCGTACAACAAGGCAAAATTAAAGAAGGCGACCTCGTAGTGCTCGCAGCCTTTGGTAGTGGCTTTACCTGGGCAAGTGCTATCATCCGTTGGTAG
- the pdxH gene encoding pyridoxamine 5'-phosphate oxidase → MDLSNYRKTYEKRTLLESDVPENPMQLFQTWFYEADENDGVDEANAMSVSTIGLDGYPKTRVVLLKEYTYEGFIFYTNYDSEKGRAILANPKVCLSFFWPNMERQIIIKGEAEVLAENLSDGYFESRPLGSKLGAIVSPQSEVIPSREYLEECLQVLEQKYEGKEVPRPAHWGGFLVRPQSIEFWQGRPNRLHDRLRYTLTEDYDWRLERLAP, encoded by the coding sequence ATGGACTTAAGCAATTACCGAAAGACTTATGAGAAGCGCACTCTGTTAGAAAGTGATGTGCCAGAGAACCCTATGCAGTTGTTTCAGACGTGGTTTTATGAAGCAGATGAGAATGATGGGGTGGATGAAGCTAATGCAATGAGTGTGAGTACTATCGGATTGGATGGTTATCCTAAAACCCGAGTAGTACTGCTTAAAGAATACACTTATGAGGGGTTCATTTTCTATACTAATTACGATAGTGAAAAGGGACGGGCTATTCTTGCTAATCCGAAGGTGTGTTTGTCGTTTTTTTGGCCTAATATGGAACGGCAGATTATTATTAAAGGGGAAGCAGAGGTGCTAGCAGAGAACCTTTCGGATGGGTACTTTGAGTCCAGACCTTTAGGGAGTAAATTAGGGGCGATAGTATCGCCACAGAGTGAGGTAATACCCTCAAGGGAGTACTTGGAGGAGTGTTTGCAGGTTTTAGAACAGAAATATGAAGGGAAGGAGGTGCCAAGACCTGCGCATTGGGGAGGTTTTTTGGTACGCCCCCAAAGTATAGAGTTTTGGCAAGGACGCCCTAACCGCTTGCACGACCGCTTGCGCTACACCCTCACAGAAGACTATGATTGGAGATTGGAGCGCTTGGCACCATGA
- a CDS encoding nucleotide exchange factor GrpE, protein MSTEDIKTDDLQNEQEVADTTNTSAQEATATPTSAEETADDLLAKEKDKFLRLFAEFENYKKRTAKERIELFKTAGQDILSAMLPILDDFDRALIELAKSADEQTLKGVELIYTKLVSTLKSKGLEKIEVAPNDVFDSEHHDAVTQIPAPTPDAKGKIVDVVQTGYKLSDKVIRFPKVVVAQ, encoded by the coding sequence ATGAGTACTGAAGATATTAAAACAGACGACCTACAGAATGAACAAGAGGTTGCCGATACAACTAATACCTCTGCACAAGAGGCTACTGCTACCCCTACATCAGCCGAAGAAACAGCAGATGATTTGTTAGCAAAAGAGAAAGATAAGTTTTTACGCCTTTTTGCCGAATTTGAAAACTACAAAAAACGCACAGCCAAAGAGCGTATAGAGCTATTCAAAACAGCAGGGCAAGACATTTTGTCAGCTATGCTGCCTATATTAGATGATTTTGATCGCGCTTTGATTGAATTGGCCAAATCAGCCGATGAGCAAACCCTTAAAGGGGTCGAACTTATCTATACTAAGCTAGTTAGCACCCTCAAATCTAAAGGTTTAGAAAAAATAGAAGTAGCACCCAACGATGTTTTCGATAGTGAACATCACGATGCTGTTACCCAAATACCTGCCCCCACCCCCGACGCCAAAGGTAAAATCGTAGATGTGGTACAAACAGGTTATAAGTTATCCGATAAAGTAATACGTTTTCCTAAAGTAGTGGTAGCACAATAA